A region from the Aegilops tauschii subsp. strangulata cultivar AL8/78 chromosome 5, Aet v6.0, whole genome shotgun sequence genome encodes:
- the LOC109765521 gene encoding uncharacterized protein, with amino-acid sequence MRSLSLLSQCLVGLLSHDKAAAHCSDIVPVRYHSRLPSPAVEIVPSQNVHPYKYAGDNIQVHSMNIFKGKFSVYLLLGKVKV; translated from the exons ATGCGGTCGCTGTCATTGCTCTCGCAGTGCCTTGTCGGCTTACTGTCTCATGACAAGGCCGCGGCGCACTGCAGCGACATCGTGCCCGTGAGGTACCACTCGCGCCTGCCGTCGCCGGCCGTCGAGATCGTCCCATCACAG AATGTTCATCCATACAAGTATGCGGGCGACAATATTCAAGTGCACAGCATGAATATATTCAAG GGGAAGTTTAGTGTGTACTTACTACTTGGAAAGGTGAAGGTCTAG